Proteins encoded in a region of the Flavobacterium sp. PMTSA4 genome:
- a CDS encoding CinA family nicotinamide mononucleotide deamidase-related protein → MKASIVTIGDEILIGQIVDTNSSYIAKALDRIGVQTHEMLSISDDKKHILDTFSNLQNKVDLVIITGGLGPTKDDITKKTFCDYFDDELVENEQVLNHVKELIEGFYKRPITQLNKDQALVPSKCIVLFNKMGTAPGMWMKKENTVFISLPGVPYEMKYLVENEIIPKIVKEYNRPFIIHKTILTYGQGESLVAERIEDWENNLPEFIKLAYLPNPGRVRLRLTARGENKEILEKAIAENVDSLTKIINDIIVGFDEDETIEVILGRLLNQQNKSLATAESCTGGKIAQMITSVSGASNYFKGSIVSYATETKISQLGVNAETIKKYSVVSSEVAKEMALGIKSAMNVDYAIATTGNAGPNKGDSVAEIGTVFIAIATPDIVLVEEFNFGQPREKVIDRASNKAMELLQKEILKNLQ, encoded by the coding sequence ATGAAAGCATCAATTGTTACAATTGGCGATGAAATTTTAATTGGTCAAATTGTTGATACAAATTCTAGTTACATTGCAAAAGCTTTGGATAGAATTGGGGTTCAAACCCACGAAATGCTTTCGATTTCAGATGATAAAAAACATATTCTAGATACATTTTCAAATCTTCAAAACAAAGTAGACTTAGTAATTATAACTGGTGGTTTAGGTCCAACAAAAGATGATATTACAAAAAAAACTTTTTGTGATTATTTTGATGATGAGTTAGTTGAAAACGAACAAGTTTTAAATCATGTTAAAGAATTGATAGAAGGTTTTTATAAACGTCCAATTACTCAATTAAATAAAGACCAAGCTTTAGTTCCATCAAAATGCATAGTGCTTTTCAATAAAATGGGAACAGCTCCTGGAATGTGGATGAAGAAAGAGAATACGGTTTTTATTTCATTGCCAGGCGTTCCATATGAGATGAAATATTTAGTTGAAAATGAAATAATTCCAAAAATAGTCAAAGAATATAATCGACCATTTATTATTCATAAAACAATATTAACCTATGGACAAGGAGAAAGCTTAGTTGCCGAAAGGATTGAAGATTGGGAAAATAATTTACCTGAATTTATTAAATTAGCTTATTTGCCAAATCCAGGAAGAGTAAGATTACGATTGACTGCAAGAGGAGAAAACAAAGAAATATTAGAAAAAGCAATAGCTGAAAATGTAGATTCACTAACTAAAATAATCAATGATATTATTGTAGGTTTTGATGAGGATGAAACTATTGAAGTTATTTTAGGAAGATTATTAAATCAACAAAATAAATCATTAGCAACTGCCGAAAGTTGCACAGGCGGAAAAATTGCTCAGATGATTACTTCAGTTTCTGGTGCATCGAATTATTTTAAAGGAAGTATTGTTAGTTATGCAACCGAAACTAAAATATCTCAATTAGGTGTCAATGCTGAAACAATAAAAAAATATTCTGTTGTGAGTTCTGAAGTTGCAAAAGAAATGGCTTTAGGCATCAAAAGCGCTATGAATGTTGACTATGCTATTGCTACGACTGGAAATGCTGGTCCAAATAAAGGTGATTCTGTTGCTGAAATTGGAACAGTTTTTATTGCTATTGCAACACCTGATATTGTTTTAGTTGAAGAATTTAATTTTGGTCAACCTAGAGAGAAAGTTATTGATAGAGCATCTAATAAAGCCATGGAATTATTACAAAAAGAAATTTTAAAAAATCTACAATAA
- a CDS encoding O-methyltransferase, whose product MFQIVKSYLKFLWNSKNEHGVHSPFVFDLVTKCFYDKKNYPEYSILKNYRNSVLTNNQFIEVTDFGAGSRVFKSNKRQVSQIAKTAGISRKRAELLFRITNYFQPSTILEIGTSLGLATSALSLGNPKAKITTLEGCPNTLSEAKKNFTISKLQNVDFINTKFPSYLKNIKSENSNFKLIYFDGNHSKTATLDYFKLLLPTITNDSVWIFDDIHWSIEMEQAWEIIKKHPKVTVTIDTFQWGIVFFRSEQEKEDFVIRV is encoded by the coding sequence ATGTTTCAAATAGTAAAATCATATTTAAAATTTCTCTGGAATTCCAAAAACGAACACGGAGTGCATTCGCCGTTTGTATTTGATTTAGTCACCAAATGTTTTTACGACAAAAAGAATTATCCAGAATATTCCATTTTAAAAAACTATAGAAATTCAGTTTTAACCAATAATCAATTCATTGAAGTAACCGATTTTGGTGCTGGTTCAAGAGTTTTTAAAAGCAACAAAAGACAAGTTTCTCAAATTGCTAAAACAGCTGGAATTTCTAGAAAAAGAGCTGAATTACTGTTTAGAATTACAAATTATTTTCAACCATCAACTATTTTAGAAATTGGAACTTCTCTTGGTTTAGCCACTTCGGCATTGTCATTAGGTAACCCAAAAGCAAAAATTACAACATTAGAAGGTTGTCCAAATACATTATCTGAAGCAAAAAAAAACTTTACAATTTCAAAACTTCAGAACGTTGATTTTATAAATACTAAATTCCCATCTTATTTAAAGAATATAAAATCTGAAAATTCAAACTTCAAACTTATCTATTTTGACGGAAATCATTCAAAAACTGCAACTTTAGACTATTTTAAATTGCTTTTGCCAACAATTACCAATGATAGTGTTTGGATTTTTGATGACATACATTGGAGCATTGAAATGGAACAAGCATGGGAAATCATAAAAAAACACCCAAAAGTAACAGTTACGATAGACACGTTTCAATGGGGAATTGTTTTTTTTAGAAGTGAACAGGAAAAAGAAGATTTTGTAATCAGAGTTTGA
- the rpmB gene encoding 50S ribosomal protein L28: MSRVCDLTGKRAMVGNNVSHAMNKTKRKFSVNLVKKRFYLAEEDRWITLRVAASTIKTINKKGLAAVLKDAKANGFIG, encoded by the coding sequence ATGTCAAGAGTTTGTGACCTTACAGGTAAAAGAGCGATGGTAGGAAATAATGTTTCTCACGCTATGAATAAAACTAAGAGAAAGTTTTCTGTAAACTTAGTGAAAAAACGTTTCTATCTTGCTGAAGAAGACAGATGGATTACACTTAGAGTAGCAGCATCTACAATTAAAACAATTAACAAAAAAGGGTTAGCAGCAGTATTGAAAGATGCAAAAGCTAATGGATTTATCGGATAA
- a CDS encoding 3'-5' exonuclease — MELKLNRPICFFDLETTGIDVAKDRIVEIAIFKVFPNGNKESKTWLVNPTIPIPFQATAVHGITNEKVANEPTFKELSGQIYNMIKDSDLAGYNSDRFDIPLLAEELLRADVDFDMKNRVSVDVQTIFHKKEERTLSAALKFYCNQSLENAHSAEADTMATYEILKAQLDRYEDLENDIKSLSEFTTRKKSVDFAGFIALNDKGQEIFTFGKHKNALVDEVLENEPGYFGWIQNADFPLYTKKVLTGIKLRKLNNKLF, encoded by the coding sequence ATGGAGTTAAAATTAAACAGACCAATTTGCTTTTTTGATTTAGAAACTACTGGAATTGATGTTGCTAAAGATAGAATTGTTGAAATAGCAATTTTCAAAGTGTTTCCAAACGGAAATAAAGAAAGTAAGACTTGGTTGGTAAATCCAACAATTCCTATTCCTTTTCAAGCTACAGCTGTTCATGGAATTACAAATGAAAAAGTAGCTAACGAACCAACTTTCAAAGAACTTTCGGGCCAAATTTATAATATGATTAAAGATTCAGATTTGGCGGGTTATAATTCAGATAGATTTGATATTCCTTTATTGGCTGAAGAATTATTGCGTGCTGATGTTGATTTTGATATGAAGAATAGAGTTTCTGTTGATGTTCAGACAATTTTTCATAAAAAAGAAGAAAGAACGTTGAGCGCAGCATTGAAGTTTTATTGTAACCAATCATTAGAAAATGCCCATTCTGCTGAAGCTGATACAATGGCAACCTATGAAATTTTAAAAGCACAACTTGATAGATATGAAGATTTAGAGAATGATATAAAATCGCTTTCTGAATTTACTACTCGAAAAAAATCAGTTGATTTTGCTGGGTTTATTGCTTTAAATGATAAAGGACAAGAAATTTTTACCTTCGGAAAACACAAAAATGCTTTAGTAGATGAAGTTTTAGAGAATGAACCAGGTTATTTTGGTTGGATACAAAATGCAGATTTTCCATTATATACCAAGAAAGTTTTAACTGGAATCAAATTAAGAAAGTTGAATAATAAATTGTTTTAA
- a CDS encoding DUF2795 domain-containing protein, translating into MYWTLELASYLSDAPWPATKDELIDYAIRAGAPLEVVENLQSIEDEGEIYESMEEIWPDYPTDEDYLWNEDEY; encoded by the coding sequence ATGTATTGGACATTAGAATTAGCATCATATTTAAGCGATGCGCCGTGGCCAGCAACCAAAGACGAATTAATTGACTACGCAATTAGAGCTGGTGCTCCACTTGAAGTAGTAGAAAATCTTCAATCTATTGAAGACGAAGGTGAAATATACGAATCGATGGAAGAAATTTGGCCTGATTATCCAACTGACGAAGACTATCTTTGGAACGAGGATGAATATTAA
- a CDS encoding fumarylacetoacetate hydrolase family protein, which translates to MKIICIGRNYVNHIAELNNERPDEPVIFLKPDTAILPKKMPFVIPEFSNEIHHEVEVLVKISKVGKYINPKFAHKYYDEIGLGIDFTARDLQSKLKEKGLPWEKAKAFDGSAVIGDFFPKSDINSVENITFELKSNGKVVQQGNTSHMLWKIDEIISYVSQFFTLKKGDIIFTGTPEGVSKINSNDVLEGFIENKKLFSLHIK; encoded by the coding sequence ATGAAGATAATTTGTATTGGACGTAATTATGTAAATCACATTGCAGAGTTAAACAATGAACGTCCAGATGAACCTGTAATTTTTTTGAAGCCAGACACAGCTATTTTACCAAAAAAAATGCCTTTTGTAATTCCAGAATTCAGTAATGAAATTCATCATGAAGTAGAAGTTTTGGTTAAAATTTCGAAAGTAGGGAAGTATATTAATCCAAAATTTGCTCACAAATATTATGATGAAATTGGATTAGGAATAGATTTTACGGCAAGAGATTTACAATCAAAATTGAAAGAGAAAGGATTACCTTGGGAAAAAGCAAAAGCATTCGACGGTTCAGCGGTTATAGGTGATTTTTTTCCAAAAAGTGATATTAATTCCGTTGAAAATATTACTTTTGAATTGAAGAGTAACGGAAAAGTGGTTCAACAGGGAAACACTAGTCATATGCTTTGGAAGATTGATGAAATTATTTCATATGTTTCTCAATTTTTTACACTCAAAAAAGGAGATATTATTTTTACGGGAACACCTGAAGGTGTTTCAAAAATAAATTCAAATGACGTTTTAGAAGGATTTATTGAAAATAAGAAATTATTTAGTCTACACATAAAATAA
- a CDS encoding ABC-F family ATP-binding cassette domain-containing protein: MNYLSVENISKAFGERVLFKDISFGINKDQKIAFIAKNGSGKTCVMKIINGEDEPDSGQVVVRKGLNMAFLSQNNNLQDELTIEESIFASDNQILHVIERYEKALENPEDEEKYQLAFDEMDRYNAWDFETQFKQILSKLKLDDLKLKVKSLSGGQKKRLSLAIILINRPDLLILDEPTNHLDLEMIEWLESYFAKENITLFMVTHDRFFLERVCNEIIELDNGKLYSYKGNYSYYLEKKEERIAMENATIDKAQNLFVKELAWMRRQPKARTTKSKSRQDDFYKIKEVAESRRKENVVELEINMERMGSKIIELHKLYKKFKDKTILDNFSYDFQRGERIGIIGKNGTGKSTFLNILTKTTQPDAGKVVVGDTIKIGYYTQSGINPKPGQKVIDIIKEYGEYIPLTKGKIISASQLLERFLFDAKKQYDFVEKLSGGELKRLYLCTVLIQNPNFLILDEPTNDLDIVTLNVLESFLLDYPGCLLVVSHDRYFMDKIVDHLFIFRGEGIIEDFPGNYSDFRAYEDSSEPKNLSNVSTEKVNWKQNNPTTVGLNFNEQKEFNKIEREIKDLEYEKKQIENLFSEGKVADNDIEKKALELQKIIEKLEQKEERWFELSSKME, from the coding sequence GTGAATTACCTTTCAGTAGAAAATATATCCAAAGCTTTTGGTGAACGAGTATTGTTTAAAGACATCTCTTTTGGCATCAATAAAGACCAAAAAATTGCTTTTATTGCCAAAAATGGTTCAGGAAAAACCTGTGTCATGAAAATCATCAATGGTGAAGATGAACCAGATTCTGGACAAGTTGTAGTTAGAAAAGGTTTGAACATGGCTTTTCTTTCGCAAAACAATAATTTACAAGACGAATTGACTATTGAGGAAAGTATTTTTGCTTCAGATAATCAAATCCTTCATGTGATTGAGCGTTATGAAAAAGCGCTTGAAAATCCTGAAGATGAAGAAAAATACCAATTGGCATTTGATGAAATGGACCGATACAATGCTTGGGATTTTGAAACACAATTCAAGCAAATTCTTTCCAAACTTAAACTTGACGATTTAAAACTCAAAGTAAAAAGTCTTTCTGGTGGCCAAAAAAAACGTTTGTCATTAGCTATAATTCTTATTAATCGTCCGGATTTATTGATTTTGGATGAACCAACAAACCATTTAGATTTAGAAATGATTGAATGGTTAGAAAGTTATTTTGCCAAAGAAAACATCACGCTATTTATGGTTACACACGACCGATTCTTTTTGGAACGTGTTTGTAACGAAATTATCGAGTTAGACAACGGAAAGTTATATTCTTACAAAGGCAATTATTCTTATTATTTAGAGAAAAAAGAAGAACGTATTGCTATGGAAAATGCTACGATTGACAAAGCACAAAATCTTTTTGTAAAAGAATTGGCTTGGATGCGTCGTCAACCAAAAGCACGAACTACCAAATCTAAATCGCGTCAGGATGATTTTTATAAAATAAAAGAAGTTGCTGAAAGTCGCCGAAAAGAAAATGTAGTAGAACTCGAAATCAACATGGAACGCATGGGAAGTAAGATTATTGAGTTGCACAAATTGTATAAAAAATTCAAAGACAAAACGATATTAGACAATTTCAGTTATGATTTTCAACGTGGCGAACGCATTGGAATTATTGGTAAAAACGGAACCGGAAAATCTACTTTTCTAAATATTTTAACTAAAACAACACAACCCGATGCAGGAAAAGTGGTTGTTGGTGATACGATAAAAATTGGCTATTACACACAAAGTGGAATTAATCCAAAACCTGGTCAAAAAGTTATTGATATAATTAAGGAATATGGCGAATACATTCCGCTAACGAAAGGAAAAATTATTTCGGCTTCGCAATTATTGGAGCGATTTCTTTTTGACGCCAAAAAACAATATGATTTTGTAGAAAAATTGAGTGGTGGCGAATTGAAACGTTTGTATTTGTGTACCGTTTTAATCCAAAATCCAAATTTTTTAATTCTGGATGAGCCAACAAATGATTTGGATATTGTAACGTTGAATGTTTTAGAAAGTTTCCTTTTAGATTATCCAGGGTGTTTGCTTGTGGTTTCTCACGACCGATATTTCATGGATAAAATTGTAGACCATTTATTTATTTTTAGAGGTGAAGGAATTATTGAAGATTTTCCAGGAAATTATTCAGATTTCAGAGCTTATGAAGATAGTTCAGAACCTAAAAACTTATCAAACGTCAGTACTGAAAAAGTAAATTGGAAACAAAATAACCCAACAACTGTTGGTTTGAATTTTAACGAACAAAAGGAATTCAACAAAATTGAACGTGAAATTAAGGATTTAGAATACGAGAAAAAGCAAATCGAAAATTTGTTTTCAGAAGGAAAAGTTGCAGACAATGACATTGAGAAAAAAGCTTTGGAATTGCAAAAAATTATCGAAAAATTAGAACAAAAAGAAGAACGTTGGTTTGAACTTTCTTCAAAAATGGAATAA
- a CDS encoding dihydrolipoamide acetyltransferase family protein — MAKFELKLPKMGESVAEATITNWLKNVGDTINADEAVLEIATDKVDSEVPSEVSGTLSEILFQVNDVVKVGQTIAYIETEGSSVQAVPTVQAVVPAAVAEVTKTFEAAKESVAPVVLEKTDFSSSDKFFSPLVKNIAQQEGVSIGELNSISGSGKEGRVTKEDILKFVESRKSNGVSIQTPSTPVSTPAPETISAPAQVETPKPISQPTAAKVETPKAPVSVNGGDEIIEMDRMRKLISKYMVESVQTSAHVQSFIEVDVTNIVKWRDKVKTAFEKREGEKLTFTPIFMEAVAKALKDFPMMNISVDGENIIKRKNINLGMAAALPNGNLIVPVIKNADELNIVGMAKAVNDLGNRAKAGKLKPDDTQGGTYTVTNVGTFGSVFGTPIINQPQVGILALGAIRKVPAVIETPEGDFIGIRQKMFLSHSYDHRVVDGALGGSFVKRVAEYLESFDVNRDY; from the coding sequence ATGGCAAAGTTTGAATTGAAATTACCAAAAATGGGAGAAAGCGTTGCAGAAGCAACCATTACCAATTGGTTAAAAAACGTTGGCGATACCATTAATGCTGACGAGGCAGTTTTGGAAATTGCAACGGACAAAGTAGATAGCGAAGTTCCGAGTGAAGTATCAGGAACATTGTCTGAAATTTTGTTTCAAGTAAATGATGTTGTGAAAGTTGGTCAAACTATTGCTTATATTGAAACAGAAGGTTCTTCAGTTCAAGCAGTGCCAACTGTTCAAGCAGTTGTTCCTGCAGCAGTTGCAGAAGTCACAAAAACCTTTGAAGCAGCAAAAGAAAGTGTTGCGCCTGTTGTTTTAGAAAAAACAGATTTTTCAAGTTCAGATAAATTTTTCTCTCCATTGGTTAAAAATATTGCGCAACAAGAAGGCGTTTCTATTGGTGAATTAAATTCGATTTCAGGTTCAGGAAAAGAAGGAAGAGTTACTAAAGAAGATATTTTAAAGTTTGTTGAAAGTAGAAAATCAAATGGTGTTTCAATACAAACTCCTTCAACACCAGTTTCAACACCAGCACCAGAAACTATTTCTGCACCTGCGCAAGTTGAAACTCCAAAACCAATATCTCAACCTACTGCTGCAAAAGTTGAAACTCCAAAAGCTCCTGTTTCTGTGAATGGCGGTGATGAAATTATAGAAATGGACAGAATGCGTAAGTTGATTTCTAAATATATGGTTGAATCTGTACAAACTTCAGCGCATGTTCAATCATTTATTGAAGTTGATGTGACTAATATTGTAAAATGGCGTGATAAAGTAAAAACAGCTTTTGAAAAGCGTGAAGGTGAAAAATTAACATTTACACCAATTTTTATGGAAGCAGTTGCCAAAGCGTTGAAAGATTTCCCAATGATGAACATTTCGGTTGATGGTGAAAATATCATTAAACGTAAAAATATTAATTTAGGTATGGCTGCGGCTTTACCAAATGGAAATTTAATTGTTCCTGTAATTAAAAATGCTGATGAATTAAATATTGTTGGGATGGCAAAAGCAGTAAACGATTTAGGAAATAGAGCAAAAGCAGGTAAATTAAAACCAGATGATACTCAAGGTGGAACATATACAGTTACCAATGTTGGTACTTTTGGTTCTGTTTTCGGTACACCAATTATTAATCAACCTCAAGTTGGAATTTTAGCACTTGGTGCTATTAGAAAAGTTCCTGCGGTCATTGAAACTCCAGAAGGTGATTTTATTGGAATTCGTCAAAAAATGTTTTTGTCACACAGTTATGATCATCGAGTTGTTGATGGCGCTTTAGGTGGAAGTTTTGTGAAACGTGTAGCCGAATATTTAGAATCTTTTGATGTCAATAGAGATTATTAA
- a CDS encoding ABC transporter ATP-binding protein → MANPLIDIKQIKRDFVLGSEIINVLKGIDLQINKGEYVALMGPSGSGKSTLMNLLGCLDTATSGTYILNGNDVSQMHDDELAEIRNKEIGFVFQTFNLLPRTTALDNVALPMIYAGHAKSERNIRATEVLNQVGLGDRMDHQPNQLSGGQRQRVAVARALVNKPSIILADEPTGNLDSKTSVEIMNLFNEIHKNGNTVILVTHEEDIAAYAHRIIRLRDGMIESDNLNDKHK, encoded by the coding sequence ATGGCAAATCCATTAATAGATATAAAACAAATCAAAAGAGATTTTGTTCTAGGCAGCGAAATTATAAATGTTTTAAAAGGTATTGATTTACAAATCAACAAAGGCGAATATGTTGCATTAATGGGACCAAGTGGTTCTGGAAAATCTACTCTGATGAACCTTTTAGGATGTTTAGACACTGCAACTTCTGGAACATATATTTTAAATGGAAATGATGTTTCACAAATGCATGACGACGAATTAGCAGAAATCAGAAACAAAGAAATTGGTTTTGTCTTTCAAACATTTAATCTTTTACCTCGCACAACGGCTTTAGACAATGTCGCTTTGCCAATGATTTATGCTGGACACGCAAAATCAGAACGAAATATTCGTGCAACAGAAGTTTTAAATCAAGTTGGTCTTGGCGACAGAATGGACCATCAACCCAATCAACTTTCTGGTGGTCAACGTCAACGTGTTGCCGTTGCTCGTGCATTAGTCAACAAACCTTCAATTATTCTTGCCGACGAACCAACAGGAAATTTAGATAGTAAAACCTCAGTTGAAATCATGAATCTTTTCAACGAAATTCATAAAAATGGTAACACAGTAATTCTTGTAACTCACGAAGAAGACATTGCTGCCTATGCGCACAGAATCATTCGTTTGCGTGACGGAATGATTGAAAGTGATAACCTTAACGACAAGCACAAATAA
- a CDS encoding cob(I)yrinic acid a,c-diamide adenosyltransferase, whose translation MKVYTKTGDTGTTALFGGTRVPKHHIRIESYGTVDELNSYIGLIRDQEINQDYKNVLIEVQDRLFTVGAILATPPEKEILKNGQPRLQNLGIVESDIEFLEKEIDKMDESLPQMTHFVLPGGHTTVSYCHIARCVCRRAERLAVHLNEIEPTDELVIKYLNRLSDYLFVLARKLSYDLQADEVQWIPRK comes from the coding sequence ATGAAAGTATACACAAAAACTGGAGATACAGGAACTACAGCTCTTTTTGGTGGAACGCGAGTTCCAAAACATCATATTCGTATTGAAAGTTATGGAACCGTAGATGAATTAAACTCTTATATTGGATTAATCCGTGATCAGGAAATCAATCAAGATTACAAAAATGTATTAATTGAAGTACAAGACCGATTATTCACAGTTGGAGCAATACTTGCTACACCACCAGAAAAAGAAATCTTAAAAAACGGACAACCAAGACTTCAAAATCTTGGTATTGTTGAATCGGATATTGAGTTTTTAGAAAAAGAAATAGACAAAATGGATGAAAGTTTACCACAAATGACACATTTTGTTTTACCTGGCGGACATACTACTGTGTCATATTGTCATATTGCGCGCTGCGTATGCCGTAGAGCCGAACGTTTAGCAGTACATCTTAACGAAATTGAACCTACAGATGAGCTTGTAATTAAATACCTAAACCGACTTTCTGACTACCTTTTTGTATTGGCACGGAAGTTGTCCTACGACTTGCAAGCCGACGAAGTTCAATGGATTCCTAGAAAATAA
- a CDS encoding glycosyltransferase family 2 protein produces MQLSVIILNYNVRYFLELCVLSVQKAIQNLDAEIIVVDNNSSDDSCAMMKAKFPQIKLIENKENLGFPKGNNIAVEQAKGKYICILNPDTIVSEDTFHKIFNSNLLIQKTGIIGCKLIDGSGKFLPESKRGIPTPWVAFTKVFGMYKWFPYNTLFNKYYAQHLDKNQSGEIEILVGAFMFLERNLYNEVGGFDEKCFMYADDIDLSYMVLQKKKINYYFHDTTVVHFKGESTVRDEKYIKRFQEAMNYFYAKHFKKSFFFTFFMKTGSILFSFLKKSQAKKPAKSNPENYVLISDNITLKDKLSDKLQKNIQISPLENGKVVFSQSISKNSKTEIIFDVNYCNFKESLSFMEEKSKMFTFKFLVPESGYLLGSNSSNDRGEIIFV; encoded by the coding sequence ATGCAACTATCGGTAATCATACTTAATTATAATGTTCGTTACTTTTTGGAACTCTGCGTTTTGAGTGTACAAAAAGCTATTCAAAATTTGGATGCCGAAATTATTGTGGTTGACAACAATTCTTCCGATGATAGTTGTGCAATGATGAAAGCTAAATTTCCTCAAATCAAACTCATTGAGAATAAAGAAAACCTAGGTTTTCCAAAAGGGAATAACATTGCCGTTGAACAAGCAAAAGGCAAATATATCTGTATACTGAATCCTGATACTATTGTTTCAGAAGATACTTTTCATAAAATATTTAATTCTAATCTTTTAATTCAAAAAACAGGAATTATTGGATGTAAACTAATTGACGGCTCAGGAAAATTTTTACCCGAAAGTAAACGTGGAATTCCAACACCTTGGGTTGCTTTTACAAAAGTTTTTGGGATGTATAAATGGTTTCCATATAACACTTTGTTCAATAAATATTATGCACAACATTTGGACAAAAATCAATCGGGTGAAATTGAAATTCTAGTAGGTGCTTTTATGTTTTTAGAACGCAACTTATATAATGAAGTTGGCGGTTTTGACGAAAAATGCTTTATGTATGCTGATGATATTGATTTGAGTTATATGGTTTTGCAAAAAAAGAAAATCAATTATTATTTTCATGATACAACTGTAGTTCATTTTAAAGGTGAAAGTACAGTTAGAGATGAAAAGTATATAAAACGTTTTCAAGAAGCAATGAATTATTTCTATGCTAAACATTTTAAGAAATCTTTTTTCTTTACATTTTTTATGAAAACAGGTTCAATTCTGTTTTCTTTTTTGAAAAAAAGTCAAGCCAAAAAGCCTGCAAAATCAAACCCAGAAAACTATGTTTTGATTTCTGATAATATAACTTTAAAGGATAAATTATCTGATAAACTTCAAAAAAATATTCAAATTAGTCCACTAGAAAATGGAAAAGTAGTATTTTCGCAATCGATTTCGAAGAATAGTAAAACTGAAATAATTTTTGATGTTAATTACTGTAATTTCAAGGAATCACTTTCGTTTATGGAAGAAAAATCTAAAATGTTTACATTCAAATTTTTAGTTCCCGAAAGTGGTTATTTATTAGGAAGTAATAGCAGTAATGACAGAGGTGAAATTATTTTTGTTTAG
- a CDS encoding Hpt domain-containing protein produces the protein MAINYNLAKVYELSDNDPEFVMQIISLFVSEVPDDMKQIEIGIENKNHKLAYSYAHKIKPTLDLLGMTTAHQEILEVEAWTKREGKRKEINETFESIKNQVEKAIKEIKKDFEV, from the coding sequence ATGGCAATAAACTACAACCTAGCAAAAGTTTACGAATTATCAGATAATGATCCAGAATTCGTGATGCAAATTATTTCACTTTTTGTAAGTGAAGTTCCAGATGATATGAAACAAATTGAAATTGGAATTGAAAACAAAAACCATAAATTAGCATACAGTTATGCTCATAAAATAAAGCCAACTCTTGATTTACTTGGAATGACAACGGCTCATCAAGAAATACTTGAAGTTGAAGCTTGGACCAAAAGAGAAGGAAAACGAAAAGAAATTAACGAAACTTTCGAAAGTATTAAGAACCAAGTTGAAAAAGCAATCAAAGAAATTAAAAAAGACTTCGAAGTCTAA